From a region of the Bacteroidia bacterium genome:
- a CDS encoding T9SS type A sorting domain-containing protein has translation MKKLGSIITLLVLVVKGFSQCNCTITISSINTSPWVVSTGQTLCITSTGQLVGNLLIDGGEVCNDGLITNNFVYITGGGQLINHSIGNTCDSLLVAGLHSTFINSGSFNNERMAALDSGYIHNLSEGTLHCSFFGDSITRVDNEGVFRCDSDFYNVTGAEFRNLGQLIVNRDFYNATNATVMNNCLIQVERNFYNGGVMFAHVDLPAGCIRVGGDSYNAGDLQLLSFWDSSSPTGDLDYESGTSNLLINPCTASCSVGLDELREGNPLEVYPNPCETNLTISGIKNGRELSFELINIHGQVLPLNFLKSESNTVIKTHGLIPGIYGIKVIENDKIVQFLRFIKN, from the coding sequence ATGAAAAAATTAGGAAGTATCATCACCTTACTTGTTTTGGTTGTAAAAGGGTTTAGCCAATGCAATTGTACTATTACGATATCATCAATTAATACAAGTCCTTGGGTAGTAAGTACCGGACAAACACTATGCATTACTTCCACCGGACAACTAGTTGGCAATTTATTGATTGACGGAGGTGAAGTTTGTAATGACGGGCTTATTACCAATAACTTTGTTTATATAACCGGAGGGGGGCAACTAATCAATCATTCCATAGGCAATACCTGTGATAGTTTATTGGTAGCAGGTTTGCATTCCACCTTTATCAATTCGGGTAGCTTTAATAATGAGCGAATGGCAGCATTGGATAGTGGATATATCCATAACCTTAGTGAAGGCACACTTCATTGTTCCTTTTTTGGCGATTCTATAACAAGAGTTGACAATGAGGGTGTTTTTAGATGTGATTCAGATTTTTACAATGTAACAGGCGCTGAGTTTAGAAATCTTGGACAGTTGATAGTGAATCGGGATTTTTACAATGCCACCAATGCTACCGTAATGAACAACTGTTTAATACAAGTTGAAAGAAACTTTTACAATGGAGGTGTAATGTTTGCTCATGTTGATTTACCTGCTGGATGTATACGTGTTGGAGGAGATTCCTACAATGCAGGCGATCTTCAACTCCTAAGTTTTTGGGATTCCAGTTCACCAACAGGAGATTTGGATTATGAGTCAGGAACTTCAAACCTTTTAATTAATCCATGTACAGCTTCCTGTTCGGTGGGGTTGGATGAATTAAGGGAAGGCAATCCATTGGAAGTTTATCCTAATCCTTGCGAAACAAACTTAACTATTAGCGGGATTAAAAACGGTCGGGAGTTAAGCTTTGAATTAATTAATATCCATGGGCAAGTGCTTCCATTGAATTTTCTAAAATCAGAAAGTAATACGGTCATAAAAACACATGGACTTATTCCGGGTATTTATGGAATTAAGGTAATAGAAAATGACAAAATCGTCCAATTTTTGCGGTTTATTAAGAACTAA